The following proteins are encoded in a genomic region of Cervus elaphus chromosome 15, mCerEla1.1, whole genome shotgun sequence:
- the LCOR gene encoding ligand-dependent corepressor isoform X6, translating into MQRMIQQFAAEYTSKNSSTQDPSQPNSTKNQSLPKASPVTTSPTAATAQNPVLSKLLMADQDSPLDLTVRKSQSEPSEQDGVLDLSTKKSPCAGSTSLSHSPGCSSTQGNGENSAEAIAVHSNHQSKSPLEKFMVKLCTHHQKQFIRVLNDLYTESQPASEDLQSSDSGTMDASTCDAGCAQLSTRHTEKDALCLNMKSSTSVDLPIDSAGSHSPPHLTEQALKEPPPETNSVDGTEKTLTVVQKDSSELPTTKPNSMDNSTLGYLTAPNSSSLNFHRISKNLEGQTTEQEQDTDVKICEDGKDHVQSAALVENLIAVKAAAENNEESNSCIVSQRNSFKALSEEAWDSGFIGNSPRTADKENALQCSSKTPLRQDLEACEQDSRPKQENHLHSLGRNKMGYHLQPSDKGQFDHSKDGWLAPSPMPPVHKTSNGHSRTKMISTSIKTARKSKRASGLRINDYDNQCDVVYISQPITECHFENQRSILSSRKTARKSTRGYFFNGDCCELPTVRTLAKNLHSQEKASCSTVASEAVVTPKQTLVTSAPQPTVEVEHPREDKPEEPSKETTPLTEGDRDASPEKASQEPEVCPVTNNANPSGSPTSKETAACSPEWPLPAHLPEEDPPEGSSMVSAPMGSEMSSPGRDQQPVELLSTEEMSVPRDCPLLPTTESISEGGSDDVAPRPGSPPETAEREESPLCSENQSPSAVLDPPMSPGKAEEEPSVATEAETEDTQELDTDPLSKESSTLTNENPSEIEESEAAGGTGKLEGEDGDVKHPSEKDACDQNTESPEENLDKKKKGRKLPEASDRCLRSQLADSSSAERCLKNQSSDSSSPSADVKVSKSSGAKRSKKEGYPVGTTPESLLTEGFHTKAPEDTENPIVNESTPEKENIPEKDAEQEVEVGGVITRQTFKNMLVKEVKGEEGSIFPSSDPLATVGQPLPGEKLEIYVESKLGENSTQEPSESIPCTFPEESQGKPGPVPAQETEEAVNEIDSADSQHKDGDSDDVPSSTLGSSGSGNDDTAVPPKWAPRLTRLTSSTYNLRHTHSLDSLDTIKVTSEKEAAQGNPIPKENAASESGDPVDEGDVDTVVDEQPKFVEWCAEEENQELIANFNAQYMKVQKGWIQLEKEAQPTPRARNKSDKLKEIWKSKKRSRKCRGSLEVQKFSPVQMLFMTNFKLSNVCKWFLETTETRSLVIVKKLNTRLPGDIPPVKHPLQKYPPSSLYPSSLQAERLKKHLKKFPGATPAKNNWKTQKLWAKFRENPDQVEPEDGSDMSLSPSPEESVEEVKEGRSSHPPTNSPTPASTRILRKYSNIRGKLRAQQRLIKNEKVESPFGPAVESKQSCKSVCINPLMSPKLALQVGADGFPIKPKSTDGTKARKGKQVPEVLPKAEVQNKRKRTEGSSTQDRKDKGPAMKSSKERHVDGSTRISAAKKPATRDRSSQLPRKTASKENKVKIPKKSPGKSCPPSRREKENANKRPTQSSASDPVTKSAKQKGAGESSSRPQKATNRKQSSGKTRARPSTKTPENSVAQRKRKLKAKLDSSHSKRRRLDAK; encoded by the coding sequence TGAGAACTCAGCAGAGGCAATAGCAGTACATTCTAACCATCAGTCGAAGTCCCCACTGGAGAAGTTTATGGTCAAACTGTGCACACATCATCAGAAGCAGTTCATTCGTGTTCTGAACGATCTGTACACTGAGTCTCAGCCCGCCTCCGAGGACCTGCAGTCTTCTGATTCTGGAACCATGGACGCCTCTACCTGCGATGCTGGCTGTGCCCAGCTCAGCACCAGACATACAGAAAAGGATGCTCTGTGTCTCAACATGAAGTCTTCTACTTCTGTAGACTTGCCCATAGACTCTGCAGGCTCCCACAGCCCTCCACATTTGACAGAGCAGGCCCTAAAGGAGCCTCCGCCTGAGACAAACTCTGTAGATGGAACAGAGAAGACTCTGACTGTTGTCCAAAAAGATTCCTCTGAACTTCCAACCACTAAACCTAATTCAATGGATAATTCCACTCTGGGATACCTCACTGCACCGAATTCTTCCTCATTAAACTTCCACCGCATCTCTAAGAACCTGGAGGGGCAGACCACTGAACAGGAGCAAGACACAGATGTGAAAATATGTGAAGATGGTAAAGACCATGTGCAGAGTGCAGCTTTAGTAGAAAATCTAATTGCAGTAAAAGCGGCAGCTGAAAATAATGAGGAGAGCAACAGCTGTATTGTTTCTCAAAGAAATTCATTCAAAGCTTTATCAGAAGAGGCTTGGGACTCAGGGTTTATCGGGAATTCACCTAGAACTGCTGACAAAGAGAATGCTTTACAGTGTAGCTCAAAAACACCTTTACGCCAGGACTTAGAGGCATGTGAACAAGATTCAAGGCCAAAGCAAGAGAACCATCTTCACTCcctaggaagaaataaaatgggtTACCATTTACAGCCCAGTGATAAGGGCCAGTTTGATCATTCCAAAGATGGTTGGTTAGCCCCCAGCCCCATGCCACCTGTACACAAAACATCAAATGGACACTCACGAACCAAGATGATATCCACCTCCATTAAGACAGCTCGGAAAAGTAAAAGGGCATCAGGGTTGAGGATAAACGATTATGATAACCAGTGTGATGTCGTTTATATCAGCCAGCCAATAACAGAATGCCACTTTGAGAATCAAAGATCGATATTATCTTCTCGGAAAACAGCCAGGAAGAGTACTCGAGGATACTTTTTCAATGGTGATTGCTGTGAGCTGCCAACCGTTCGCACGCTGGCCAAGAATTTACACTCCCAAGAAAAAGCGAGCTGCTCAACTGTGGCATCAGAGGCAGTGGTCACTCCCAAGCAGACCCTTGTCACGTCAGCACCTCAACCTACAGTAGAAGTAGAGCATCCCAGAGAAGACAAGCCTGAAGAACCTAGTAAAGAAACAACTCCTCTCactgaaggagacagagatgcaTCACCTGAAAAGGCATCTCAAGAGCCAGAGGTTTGCCCCGTGACGAATAATGCAAACCCGAGTGGCTCCCCCACATCAAAGGAAACAGCAGCCTGCAGTCCAGAGTGGCCCCTCCCTGCTCATCTTCCTGAAGAGGACCCACCAGAAGGCAGCTCCATGGTCTCAGCTCCCATGGGAAGTGAGATGTCTTCCCCTGGACGAGACCAGCAGCCAGTTGAACTGCTGAGTACAGAGGAGATGAGTGTACCCCGAGACTGTCCCCTGCTTCCCACCACAGAGAGCATTTCTGAGGGAGGCAGTGACGATGTTGCTCCCAGGCCTGGTTCCCCTCCTGAAacagcagagagagaagaaagccctCTGTGTTCAGAAAATCAAAGTCCTTCTGCGGTCTTGGATCCTCCCATGAGCCCAGGAAAGGCCGAGGAAGAGCCAAGTGTCGCTACTGAGGCTGAGACCGAAGACACTCAGGAGCTAGATACTGACCCACTCTCGAAGGAAAGCAGCACTTTGACAAATGAAAACCCCAGTGAaattgaggaaagtgaggcagcaGGTGGTACAGGAAAATTAGAGGGAGAGGATGGTGATGTCAAACATCCTTCAGAAAAAGATGCATGCGATCAAAACACTGAGTCACCTGAAGAGAATCTagacaagaagaaaaaaggtAGAAAATTACCTGAGGCCTCTGATAGGTGTCTCAGAAGTCAGCTTGCAGATTCTTCCTCTGCTGAGAGGTGCCTAAAAAATCAAAGTTCAGATTCTTCCTCTCCAAGTGCTGATGTCAAGGTTTCTAAAAGTTCTGGTGCAAAACGCTCTAAAAAAGAAGGGTACCCTGTTGGGACAACACCCGAGAGCCTCCTTACTGAAGGCTTCCATACAAAAGCTCCGGAAGACACTGAAAACCCAATTGTCAATGAAAGCACCCCTGAGAAAGAAAACATCCCTGAGAAAGACGCTGAGCAGGAGGTTGAAGTGGGTGGGGTGATCACCAGGCagacttttaaaaacatgctGGTGAAAGAAGTCAAGGGGGAAGAAGGAAGTATTTTCCCCAGCAGTGATCCCTTAGCCACAGTTGGCCAGCCCCTGCCTGGAGAGAAACTGGAAATCTATGTTGAGTCTAAATTAGGTGAGAACAGTACTCAAGAGCCCTCTGAAAGCATACCTTGTACTTTCCCAGAAGAATCACAGGGGAAGCCAGGACCTGTTCCTGCACAGGAGACGGAGGAGGCCGTGAATGAAATAGACAGTGCCGACAGTCAGCATAAAGATGGCGATAGTGATGACGTGCCGTCTAGCACGCTGGGATCATCAGGTAGTGGAAATGATGACACTGCAGTGCCCCCAAAATGGGCCCCAAGGCTTACAAGACTGACCTCCTCCACCTACAACCTAAGACACACTCATTCTCTGGACTCCTTGGATACTATAAAAGTGACTTCCGAAAAGGAAGCAGCACAAGGAAAcccaatcccaaaggaaaatgCAGCTTCCGAGAGTGGAGATCCCGTCGATGAGGGTGATGTGGACACCGTGGTGGACGAGCAGCCAAAGTTTGTGGAATGGTGTGCTGAGGAGGAGAACCAAGAGCTCATTGCCAACTTCAATGCCCAGTACATGAAAGTTCAGAAGGGCTGGATCCAGCTCGAGAAAGAAGCCCAGCCAACACCAAGGGCAAGGAACAAGTCTGATAAGCTGAAGGAGATTtggaaaagcaagaaaaggtcACGGAAATGTCGGGGTTCACTGGAGGTTCAGAAGTTTTCTCCTGTTCAGATGTTGTTTATGACAAACTTTAAATTATCTAATGTTTGCAAGTGGTTCTTAGAGACAACTGAAACCCGGTCTCTGGTCATTGTGAAGAAGCTCAATACTCGTCTTCCAGGTGACATCCCACCCGTCAAGCACCCTCTTCAGAAGTACCCTCCTTCCAGCCTGTACCCCAGTTCTCTACAGGCCGAACGCTTGAAAAAACACTTGAAGAAATTTCCCGGAGCTACTCCTGCCAAGAACAATTGGAAAACACAGAAGCTCTGGGCTAAATTTCGAGAGAATCCCGACCAAGTGGAGCCCGAGGATGGCAGTGACATGAGCCTCAGCCCCAGTCCTGAAGAGAGTGTAGAGGAGGTCAAGGAAGGTAGAAGCAGCCATCCTCCCACCAACTCACCGACCCCAGCCAGTACCCGCATCCTTAGAAAATACTCCAACATTCGAGGAAAGCTCAGAGCCCAGCAGCGTCTGATCAAGAACGAGAAAGTCGAAAGCCCATTTGGTCCAGCTGTGGAAAGCAAACAGAGTTGCAAGAGTGTGTGCATCAACCCTCTGATGTCCCCCAAGCTCGCCCTGCAAGTCGGTGCGGATGGCTTTCCCATTAAGCCCAAGAGCACCGATGGAACGAAGGCAAGGAAAGGGAAGCAGGTGCCTGAGGTCTTGCCAAAAGCAGAGGTTCAGAATAAACGCAAGAGGACAGAAGGCAGCAGCACTCAGGACAGGAAGGACAAGGGGCCTGCGATGAAGTCCAGCAAAGAAAGGCATGTTGATGGGTCCACCAGAATCTCCGCTGCCAAGAAGCCAGCCACAAGGGACAGAAGCAGCCAGCTGCCCAGAAAGACAGCTTCAAAAGAGAATAAAGTGAAGATCCCTAAAAAGTCACCTGGGAAGAGCTGCCCGCCCtccaggagagaaaaagagaatgcaAACAAAAGACCTACCCAGTCCTCTGCCTCGGATCCGGTGACAAAATCTGCAAAGCAAAAAGGGGCAGGTGAGTCCTCTTCCAGGCCACAGAAAGCCACAAATAGAAAGCAGAGCAGTGGAAAGACTCGGGCCAGACCCTCGACAAAAACCCCAGAGAACAGTGTGGCCCAGAGAAAGCGAAAGCTGAAGGCAAAGCTGGACTCTTCCCACAGCAAAAGAAGGCGGTTGGATGCAAAGTGA
- the LCOR gene encoding ligand-dependent corepressor isoform X7, with protein sequence MVKLCTHHQKQFIRVLNDLYTESQPASEDLQSSDSGTMDASTCDAGCAQLSTRHTEKDALCLNMKSSTSVDLPIDSAGSHSPPHLTEQALKEPPPETNSVDGTEKTLTVVQKDSSELPTTKPNSMDNSTLGYLTAPNSSSLNFHRISKNLEGQTTEQEQDTDVKICEDGKDHVQSAALVENLIAVKAAAENNEESNSCIVSQRNSFKALSEEAWDSGFIGNSPRTADKENALQCSSKTPLRQDLEACEQDSRPKQENHLHSLGRNKMGYHLQPSDKGQFDHSKDGWLAPSPMPPVHKTSNGHSRTKMISTSIKTARKSKRASGLRINDYDNQCDVVYISQPITECHFENQRSILSSRKTARKSTRGYFFNGDCCELPTVRTLAKNLHSQEKASCSTVASEAVVTPKQTLVTSAPQPTVEVEHPREDKPEEPSKETTPLTEGDRDASPEKASQEPEVCPVTNNANPSGSPTSKETAACSPEWPLPAHLPEEDPPEGSSMVSAPMGSEMSSPGRDQQPVELLSTEEMSVPRDCPLLPTTESISEGGSDDVAPRPGSPPETAEREESPLCSENQSPSAVLDPPMSPGKAEEEPSVATEAETEDTQELDTDPLSKESSTLTNENPSEIEESEAAGGTGKLEGEDGDVKHPSEKDACDQNTESPEENLDKKKKGRKLPEASDRCLRSQLADSSSAERCLKNQSSDSSSPSADVKVSKSSGAKRSKKEGYPVGTTPESLLTEGFHTKAPEDTENPIVNESTPEKENIPEKDAEQEVEVGGVITRQTFKNMLVKEVKGEEGSIFPSSDPLATVGQPLPGEKLEIYVESKLGENSTQEPSESIPCTFPEESQGKPGPVPAQETEEAVNEIDSADSQHKDGDSDDVPSSTLGSSGSGNDDTAVPPKWAPRLTRLTSSTYNLRHTHSLDSLDTIKVTSEKEAAQGNPIPKENAASESGDPVDEGDVDTVVDEQPKFVEWCAEEENQELIANFNAQYMKVQKGWIQLEKEAQPTPRARNKSDKLKEIWKSKKRSRKCRGSLEVQKFSPVQMLFMTNFKLSNVCKWFLETTETRSLVIVKKLNTRLPGDIPPVKHPLQKYPPSSLYPSSLQAERLKKHLKKFPGATPAKNNWKTQKLWAKFRENPDQVEPEDGSDMSLSPSPEESVEEVKEGRSSHPPTNSPTPASTRILRKYSNIRGKLRAQQRLIKNEKVESPFGPAVESKQSCKSVCINPLMSPKLALQVGADGFPIKPKSTDGTKARKGKQVPEVLPKAEVQNKRKRTEGSSTQDRKDKGPAMKSSKERHVDGSTRISAAKKPATRDRSSQLPRKTASKENKVKIPKKSPGKSCPPSRREKENANKRPTQSSASDPVTKSAKQKGAGESSSRPQKATNRKQSSGKTRARPSTKTPENSVAQRKRKLKAKLDSSHSKRRRLDAK encoded by the coding sequence ATGGTCAAACTGTGCACACATCATCAGAAGCAGTTCATTCGTGTTCTGAACGATCTGTACACTGAGTCTCAGCCCGCCTCCGAGGACCTGCAGTCTTCTGATTCTGGAACCATGGACGCCTCTACCTGCGATGCTGGCTGTGCCCAGCTCAGCACCAGACATACAGAAAAGGATGCTCTGTGTCTCAACATGAAGTCTTCTACTTCTGTAGACTTGCCCATAGACTCTGCAGGCTCCCACAGCCCTCCACATTTGACAGAGCAGGCCCTAAAGGAGCCTCCGCCTGAGACAAACTCTGTAGATGGAACAGAGAAGACTCTGACTGTTGTCCAAAAAGATTCCTCTGAACTTCCAACCACTAAACCTAATTCAATGGATAATTCCACTCTGGGATACCTCACTGCACCGAATTCTTCCTCATTAAACTTCCACCGCATCTCTAAGAACCTGGAGGGGCAGACCACTGAACAGGAGCAAGACACAGATGTGAAAATATGTGAAGATGGTAAAGACCATGTGCAGAGTGCAGCTTTAGTAGAAAATCTAATTGCAGTAAAAGCGGCAGCTGAAAATAATGAGGAGAGCAACAGCTGTATTGTTTCTCAAAGAAATTCATTCAAAGCTTTATCAGAAGAGGCTTGGGACTCAGGGTTTATCGGGAATTCACCTAGAACTGCTGACAAAGAGAATGCTTTACAGTGTAGCTCAAAAACACCTTTACGCCAGGACTTAGAGGCATGTGAACAAGATTCAAGGCCAAAGCAAGAGAACCATCTTCACTCcctaggaagaaataaaatgggtTACCATTTACAGCCCAGTGATAAGGGCCAGTTTGATCATTCCAAAGATGGTTGGTTAGCCCCCAGCCCCATGCCACCTGTACACAAAACATCAAATGGACACTCACGAACCAAGATGATATCCACCTCCATTAAGACAGCTCGGAAAAGTAAAAGGGCATCAGGGTTGAGGATAAACGATTATGATAACCAGTGTGATGTCGTTTATATCAGCCAGCCAATAACAGAATGCCACTTTGAGAATCAAAGATCGATATTATCTTCTCGGAAAACAGCCAGGAAGAGTACTCGAGGATACTTTTTCAATGGTGATTGCTGTGAGCTGCCAACCGTTCGCACGCTGGCCAAGAATTTACACTCCCAAGAAAAAGCGAGCTGCTCAACTGTGGCATCAGAGGCAGTGGTCACTCCCAAGCAGACCCTTGTCACGTCAGCACCTCAACCTACAGTAGAAGTAGAGCATCCCAGAGAAGACAAGCCTGAAGAACCTAGTAAAGAAACAACTCCTCTCactgaaggagacagagatgcaTCACCTGAAAAGGCATCTCAAGAGCCAGAGGTTTGCCCCGTGACGAATAATGCAAACCCGAGTGGCTCCCCCACATCAAAGGAAACAGCAGCCTGCAGTCCAGAGTGGCCCCTCCCTGCTCATCTTCCTGAAGAGGACCCACCAGAAGGCAGCTCCATGGTCTCAGCTCCCATGGGAAGTGAGATGTCTTCCCCTGGACGAGACCAGCAGCCAGTTGAACTGCTGAGTACAGAGGAGATGAGTGTACCCCGAGACTGTCCCCTGCTTCCCACCACAGAGAGCATTTCTGAGGGAGGCAGTGACGATGTTGCTCCCAGGCCTGGTTCCCCTCCTGAAacagcagagagagaagaaagccctCTGTGTTCAGAAAATCAAAGTCCTTCTGCGGTCTTGGATCCTCCCATGAGCCCAGGAAAGGCCGAGGAAGAGCCAAGTGTCGCTACTGAGGCTGAGACCGAAGACACTCAGGAGCTAGATACTGACCCACTCTCGAAGGAAAGCAGCACTTTGACAAATGAAAACCCCAGTGAaattgaggaaagtgaggcagcaGGTGGTACAGGAAAATTAGAGGGAGAGGATGGTGATGTCAAACATCCTTCAGAAAAAGATGCATGCGATCAAAACACTGAGTCACCTGAAGAGAATCTagacaagaagaaaaaaggtAGAAAATTACCTGAGGCCTCTGATAGGTGTCTCAGAAGTCAGCTTGCAGATTCTTCCTCTGCTGAGAGGTGCCTAAAAAATCAAAGTTCAGATTCTTCCTCTCCAAGTGCTGATGTCAAGGTTTCTAAAAGTTCTGGTGCAAAACGCTCTAAAAAAGAAGGGTACCCTGTTGGGACAACACCCGAGAGCCTCCTTACTGAAGGCTTCCATACAAAAGCTCCGGAAGACACTGAAAACCCAATTGTCAATGAAAGCACCCCTGAGAAAGAAAACATCCCTGAGAAAGACGCTGAGCAGGAGGTTGAAGTGGGTGGGGTGATCACCAGGCagacttttaaaaacatgctGGTGAAAGAAGTCAAGGGGGAAGAAGGAAGTATTTTCCCCAGCAGTGATCCCTTAGCCACAGTTGGCCAGCCCCTGCCTGGAGAGAAACTGGAAATCTATGTTGAGTCTAAATTAGGTGAGAACAGTACTCAAGAGCCCTCTGAAAGCATACCTTGTACTTTCCCAGAAGAATCACAGGGGAAGCCAGGACCTGTTCCTGCACAGGAGACGGAGGAGGCCGTGAATGAAATAGACAGTGCCGACAGTCAGCATAAAGATGGCGATAGTGATGACGTGCCGTCTAGCACGCTGGGATCATCAGGTAGTGGAAATGATGACACTGCAGTGCCCCCAAAATGGGCCCCAAGGCTTACAAGACTGACCTCCTCCACCTACAACCTAAGACACACTCATTCTCTGGACTCCTTGGATACTATAAAAGTGACTTCCGAAAAGGAAGCAGCACAAGGAAAcccaatcccaaaggaaaatgCAGCTTCCGAGAGTGGAGATCCCGTCGATGAGGGTGATGTGGACACCGTGGTGGACGAGCAGCCAAAGTTTGTGGAATGGTGTGCTGAGGAGGAGAACCAAGAGCTCATTGCCAACTTCAATGCCCAGTACATGAAAGTTCAGAAGGGCTGGATCCAGCTCGAGAAAGAAGCCCAGCCAACACCAAGGGCAAGGAACAAGTCTGATAAGCTGAAGGAGATTtggaaaagcaagaaaaggtcACGGAAATGTCGGGGTTCACTGGAGGTTCAGAAGTTTTCTCCTGTTCAGATGTTGTTTATGACAAACTTTAAATTATCTAATGTTTGCAAGTGGTTCTTAGAGACAACTGAAACCCGGTCTCTGGTCATTGTGAAGAAGCTCAATACTCGTCTTCCAGGTGACATCCCACCCGTCAAGCACCCTCTTCAGAAGTACCCTCCTTCCAGCCTGTACCCCAGTTCTCTACAGGCCGAACGCTTGAAAAAACACTTGAAGAAATTTCCCGGAGCTACTCCTGCCAAGAACAATTGGAAAACACAGAAGCTCTGGGCTAAATTTCGAGAGAATCCCGACCAAGTGGAGCCCGAGGATGGCAGTGACATGAGCCTCAGCCCCAGTCCTGAAGAGAGTGTAGAGGAGGTCAAGGAAGGTAGAAGCAGCCATCCTCCCACCAACTCACCGACCCCAGCCAGTACCCGCATCCTTAGAAAATACTCCAACATTCGAGGAAAGCTCAGAGCCCAGCAGCGTCTGATCAAGAACGAGAAAGTCGAAAGCCCATTTGGTCCAGCTGTGGAAAGCAAACAGAGTTGCAAGAGTGTGTGCATCAACCCTCTGATGTCCCCCAAGCTCGCCCTGCAAGTCGGTGCGGATGGCTTTCCCATTAAGCCCAAGAGCACCGATGGAACGAAGGCAAGGAAAGGGAAGCAGGTGCCTGAGGTCTTGCCAAAAGCAGAGGTTCAGAATAAACGCAAGAGGACAGAAGGCAGCAGCACTCAGGACAGGAAGGACAAGGGGCCTGCGATGAAGTCCAGCAAAGAAAGGCATGTTGATGGGTCCACCAGAATCTCCGCTGCCAAGAAGCCAGCCACAAGGGACAGAAGCAGCCAGCTGCCCAGAAAGACAGCTTCAAAAGAGAATAAAGTGAAGATCCCTAAAAAGTCACCTGGGAAGAGCTGCCCGCCCtccaggagagaaaaagagaatgcaAACAAAAGACCTACCCAGTCCTCTGCCTCGGATCCGGTGACAAAATCTGCAAAGCAAAAAGGGGCAGGTGAGTCCTCTTCCAGGCCACAGAAAGCCACAAATAGAAAGCAGAGCAGTGGAAAGACTCGGGCCAGACCCTCGACAAAAACCCCAGAGAACAGTGTGGCCCAGAGAAAGCGAAAGCTGAAGGCAAAGCTGGACTCTTCCCACAGCAAAAGAAGGCGGTTGGATGCAAAGTGA